The Triticum aestivum cultivar Chinese Spring chromosome 6D, IWGSC CS RefSeq v2.1, whole genome shotgun sequence genomic sequence TTCCAATTTGCCAACCAAAAAATGTCAAGGGTCCAACGCTGCTTACATGTGCTTTGTCCTTGATAACGCTGAGCAAATGTGTTCCATTTCCATTCTCTTGCGTAAGTGCCCCATTCTCTTCCGAAGGTATTCGACACTCTCCTGAAAATGTGGTGTAATATGGCTACAGGAAGCAGGAAGTTCTACAAGGATCGATTGAAGTTGTACATCATGTGGTGTAATTTGCCAACCAAAAAAGAATCATATGACAAAATGATTGTTATTGCTTATATGGGCCTATGGGGCACACACGCTAAAATCATGCACATTATATCAGACACTGTTGCTCAGGGGAGGCACATGGATACTGAATTCTCACCATTGGTACGGGAATGGTGGTTTTGTGCAACCGGCAGGTCACGGAAGACCCTGACAGGGTACAGGGCGGCGACCTGGGCTACCATGGACTGCTGCCTCGTCGTGAGCAGCCTCTGCAGATCCCCAAGCCGCGCCCTCTCCACGGATAATCCCTCCTTGGCATCCTGCAATCGGCAGATGATATTGGACCAAACGCAGGCAGCCACAATAGCCAAAGCATTCCAGTCTCGCGTTGAGAGGAAGAAACGGGCGGGCAGGGAGGTACCTGCACTTGCCGGTGCGCGGCGGCGAGGGCCCTGGAGAGCGGCAGCACCCGCTCGATCTGCGCCTGCATCTGCTCCTTGCGGCGCTCGACGCCCTCGGCGGCCCTCCGCCTGGCGACGAGGAGCTCGTccgcgcgcgcccgccgccgctcgagccgccgcctcagctcgtccagCGCCGCGCCCTGCCGCACCGACTCCCTCCTCACCTGCTCGAGCGCGGCCTCGAGGCGGCGCGCCAGGTGTGCCCGTTCCTCCGGCGATGTAGAGGAGGGTGGGGGTGGCTGAGCGGGTGATAGTGgaggcggggggcggcggcggcggagcggggagATTGGGGCGGCGCTGCATCGCTAGACGAGGGAGATAGGGCGGCCGCATCGGGTGGATCGAGAGACGGATGGTGGcgtatgtttttttttttttttggttttgcacAGGGTGGTGGGAGGTGGGCGAAAAATAACCGaagaaaaaaaccggacgaaaatggtgggacgaaaataaacccgtaACGGAGACtatcaactgagacattaggagtagagattggaaagggaagaaatagaagCGGATACCCTATATGCTTCTAGTACTATAAGAAGATAATTTGGTCCCCTGGAAAAATAATTTGGTTTATGGAATACAATGCTTAAACACTGGTTTGGTTATTTGGACCAAAGGCTAGAAGACATGGTACCGGCTCGGTTGGAGAGTGCTCTGCAAGTTCGTAAGATGTACTACCTTTTTTTAACAGCTCTGCACATAGGAGCTCCTATGCGACGCATTCTGCGACAAAGGCATGCCCCATCGCACAGGAGCTCCTATGTGACGCCCATTTGCGGTGCGCTGCAAATGCATTGGTAAAAAATCAAAAAAGTTCATTCGCGGTAGCTGGGATTAAAACGCACGCCTGCCTGCTCAAGCACGCTTGCTGCTACCACAACGACCGAAGAGGTCTGGTGGCAGATATGCATCGCAAGTATTAAAAAGTATAATGGGGATTTGTAACTTCCTTACCTGAGGATTTTAGCATTAGATCCGAACTACGTGATCGCCGTTGGATGCGCTCGCTACGCACGCCGCCAGTTTCCTTTTTTTTGGCAATTTTCTTTTATTACGGTAACTATTTAGTCTGCGCATataattatatttcctttttctaTTTAATTTCTCAGTTTTCTTTTTCCCAACCGTTTCCTTTTTCTCGACCAGGCAGTTTCCTTTTTTTCCGGCAAttttcttatactccctccgtatcaaaatacTTGTAGTTGGGGGCGACCGTTTCCTTTTTTTCGATCACTAATTTCTCAATCGCGCATATGTTTACTTTTCCCTAGCTGGGATTCGAACCTTCTACCTATAACTAAGCTCACAACccaatagaaaaaggaaaaaaaaatctcACAATCCAATAACCACCTGagcgcgaaccaacctgtggttgagatggttaggtggatagtggtattcccaacccaccagggttcaaagcctggtgctcgcattatttctgtatttattttagaatttccggcgatgcgctttcagtggaagaagacgttcccatcgacgacgatgcgcctacgatgacttcgtaaatctcaagatgatatgccggctcagtctctcggatgtgctcataggggtagggtgtgcgtgtgtgcgttcataggggtgagtatatgcacgtgtatatgagcgcctGTGTCTatactgatgctaaaaaaataaCCACATGAGCTATCACGATTTTGTGCTTAAATTTTGTTTAGTTTCGTTTTTGTACCTTCTGATGCTAAAAAAATAACCACCTGAGCTATCACGATTTTGTGCTTAAATTTTGTTTAGTTTCGTTTTTGTACCTTCTGATCTTTggccagaaaagaaaaaaaatctcacCTTTGTGAATGGTGCGTATTCGAACCTGAATTTTCTAAGCTTATGTGTACATTTTATATGAACACTATCCTTTTTAAtacaagaaaaactaaaaaatatTACTAGTATCGAGAAAGCTAATTTTCAAACCACGTCGTTTTGTAACACATATGAACGATGTCAGATATGTATTTGATGGCCACTGTTTGTCTTATGTGGAACGTGcagacgaggggggggggggggggcagactgGAATTTGTTGAAGACAAAACCCTGATAATTTACGCGCACAACGGAACTGATAGCCTGTCTATGACCACCTCGATAACTTTCTACCTAAAAGAGAGGGGGTTGTTGAAAACATACCAACCGATAACTTCTGTGTAACAACAAGATAATTTGCGCACACGGAGCTGCTAACCTACGTACAAACACCGCGATAACTTTTGATTTAGAGGGAAAAgagttgttgaaaacataccccgGTAACTTCTGTGTTAAATAGCACGGTAATACACACACAACAGGGCTGGTAGCTCACACACAAATATCGTCGACCTGATAACTTGCATATAAACACCACGGGGACTTTCACTCGGGGAAAAGTTGTTGAAAATACCTTGGTAACTTCCGCGTTAAATAGCACGGTAATACACACACAACAAGGCTGGTAACTCACGCACAAACATCGCGGTAACTTCTTGACCCGAGAGAAAAAGATTTTGAAAGACATACCACGATGACTTCCAcgaaaataacatggtaatatacgcaCAACAGAGCTGATAACTTACTCAGTCATAGTGTGATAATTTTTTGACCCGGAGGTAAGTTGTTGACAAACACCCTCAGTAACTCATGTGTAAGTAAGACCGTAATATACGCACAACATAGTTAAAAATATTCCCCGATAACTTCTGTGCAAATAACACGCTGATGTATGCACCGTAGAGTTGATAACTCACATACGAACACCATGTTTACTTTTTGAACCGGGTGAAAAGTTGTGGGATCCATGCCCCGACGACTTCTACCTAAATAGCATGGTATTGTACACACATCGGGCATGGTAACTTACTGACAAACACCAAACTTTGACATGGAGAAAAAATAGTTGTTGAAACCATACCACCGGTAACTTCTGcctaaataacatggtaatatacacaACGTGGATGTGGTTACTTATGGACAAATAGCGCGGTAACTTTGACCCAGAGAGAAAAACAGTTGTTGAAACCATACCCCTGGTAACTTCTGtgaaaataacatggtaatatatatATGCATCgtagacctgataacttaggtacaaacaccgtGATAACTTGTTAACCCAGGggaaaaagttgttgaaagttgaaACATATGCCCCGGTAACTTctatgtaaataacatggtaatatactaATCATTGACCCGACTTATGCATAACCACCATGGTAACTTTTGACCGGGGCAAAAAAAGTTCAAAACACATATAGTAAATTCTGTATAAATAGCATGGTAACATACACATAcattactagggaaaagcctagtagtagcgcggatttAATGCCTACTAGTAGCCCGGggccccgcgctactagtaaggcgctacagctatttcttagcagtagcgcgtgtaacacacgctactgctaagacatatagtcgtagcatgtattatttccagcgctactgctaatctaactATTAGTAGCGTGCTTCCTGTCCAGTGCTACTAGTATTCTGTTTTCCaattttttagtgtatttatacgccattAAACAAATTTTGATACAGTACCAATTAAGAGGCTGTTATATCATTATGCCCATGATGAATTAATATATCATTGTGAGGAagaaacatggattagattcatttGGATGAATCAAAAGTTGAATTAGGACGACGATCCTACTAATTCAACTTTTGGTCGCTTTTGATACATCCACATGAATCTAACCCGCTTTCCTTccaccaatgatataataactaatcatgatcataataacaaatcatcatgataatcatgatcaacatcatcatcatattaatataaaaactcttgcatcatatcgtcaccaacaacactagctaataatcatcatagtcattaccaccaacactatttaaacatcatagtcatagtgtagctatctaatcagcaccaacactagctaatcatcatcatcatagtcattaccaccaacactagctatttaatcatcatagtcatagtgtagcacatcatcatcttcaaactcattctagctagctaatcactcatgctgctctctctcaggtaaaacaGCATAAAACAtttgtagcactcctgcttcatcatattggagaatgcagatgaacatgtctcctaattgtgggttgcgcttctgattgctgcccctagtacttctctgttgtgatccttcacaattttgctctagtctttgactattaagacttgttGGCTTTGAGAAAtcatgaatgcactcatgtgcgatgcaggatatcttggccgtaagctaaccattgtcatgcgacctttaggctcgatccaacaaggcacaacattcatcgggagtcccagttgaagaacatcgtagtaacatacttagcaatgaagttcagcttaaaaaataatgtatgaaaaagatgcactgaggacaaatagtaaaaatcttaccatttttcctaaatagatgtgaccgtagttcaatagcACACTAGTGGTCGCACATATTGAGTACTAATATTTCGAAGTCCAGAAAAATAACCtctcttgacagtatcaagatcctcaagccatgaaacataatgacttatctcctcgcaatttagtTCAGCCTCGGGACAGTAGCAGGTattgtctaccaagcgccggacatgtttgcttgaatggaaataagttgtcaatagaaattagttgttaactatttttaaataaacaatataaattacttaataaatatgattgagaaactcacataatggtagaactggaggcgtctgcacatcgacccagatgtcgatattaccttcaatttcatcttccggacaaatatcaaaggtgataagcatattaggctcaaatgcataGCCCTTTTATAGTGCTttccaatttttgcattcaaaataggagtaggtgtctgcattgtataattttacgtcaaaagtataaccatgctcggtcctcaagtgaactctctttacctccatactgtccatagtactgaaaccaatcttatccaagacataaattcttgcatggcaggggatacgctagtagaattgtaaaaaataaaaattataagttgaagcaaaagaagcagaagtcatgcttaattacgaaaaatgacttgtcgttgtgacttactgtatccacttcggaTGTCTCATCCAGtatgatgctgaagcgcctaccaccaactaggtgaggcctttcgtcgtcagacatttcctatgttcatagttgaaacattgaAAATCGAttgaaggcaactaccaggaaactcaacacacagatcaACTCGTTCCATATATCGAGCAATGATATAGAAAAAATGCCCTATGTTTTGTCGAAATATCATTGAATTCCCGTTCTAGAAAATcacaagcactcgatatgtcctacattgtagcacaagtcatgctaaaattcatgaaaaaattcggcatgacctttgctaaagacaagacataacgagcgcctgaaatttgccggaacgggaatgaatcaacattccagcaaaacataggccactcggaggtacattgcaaacaagaacaccaagacaccctctatattcagaatgcatcatcatcgacatcaatgaCATGGCGACTAGCACTAGCATTTTCATCATCGACATTTACAACACATTATCATCTATATCAACAACATGGGGATTTGGCTATTCTCACCTATAGGTCTTAAGGGGTCGGCGATGGGGACGACTGCGGGGATGAGGCAGGGGCAAATACTTGATTTCTgcataaacaaaatatattctatCAACATGTATCTGAGTAGTCTTTAATCACTTATGTTCTGAAGCATAACTAAATTTGGCAAtataggtctctctctctctaaactagttgtattaagcacttactaaataaactagttgtattaactacttactaaataaactagttctattaagcacttactataaatatacTAGTTCTATTAAgaacttattaaaaataaactaattattaaccacttactaaataaactatttgtattaaacacttgctaaaaattctaGTACCTTAGTTCTGCCCTAAATGttcttacttctattttattcaaaacacctaaaatagtctacatttaaattacctacattctacaagaacagagacaagggagggagggaggagggagggaggagggggaggaaggagggaggaggcgggAAGGAGGGAGGTAGGAGGAGCTACCTCGGTGGCGGTGACAGCGGGGGGAGGGGTGACGGCGGCGGGATGGAGGAGGGGGATGTAGGAGGGagctagggagggggcggcggcggcagcagctggcGGCAATGCGGCGGTGGCGGACGACGGGGTGCGGGGGAGAGTGAGTGGAGTGGAGAGGGGAGAGTAAGGGGCGGCCGGGCCGGGGGGAGAAGATAGGATGGCTTTAGCAGTAGTGCTCTTTAgggcaaagcgctactgctaagctcaatagcagtagcgtgtttacTAAACAGTCGCTACTGCTAAAACTAGTTTGGCGGCAAggtcgtggcaattatagtagtagcgttgTTTCCTactaacgcgctactgctatgtgtatatcagtagcgcgttttGTTGACGCACGCTACTGCTACCTTATTTTAAACCGTGTTGCTGGTAAGATTCtgcgtataaggttttccctagtagtgataacaGAGCTGATAACTCACGCACAAACACCACGGTAACTTTGACCCGAAGGGGTTGTTTAAAACCACACCCCTAATAACTTTCGTGTAAATAGCTTGGTACTATACGCATTGTATACATGATAACTCACCAAGAAACACTatggtactccctccggtcctttttactctgcccattggatttgccgaaagtcaaactttgctaagtttgacaaaatttatattagaaattattagcatctataatatctaataaatataatatgaaaatatattccaagatgaatataatgatattggtgttgttatgtgcaTGTCTATaaatttttatataaatttggtcaaagttggatgagattgacttcagacaaacctaatatgcagagtaaaatggaccggagggagtaaCTTGGACCAGGCATAATAAGAAGGTTAGAGAAACCAGTTTTATTTCGGACAATATCTGTGTAAACAACATGGTAACATATGTAGCACATGCGTGATAACTTACATAGCCCAGCCGTGGTAACTTTTGATCAAAAAAAGTCGTCGGAACATATGAACATGGGTTCTAGTTTCGACTCGTTATGATGGATTTTTTACGTGAAAACAATTTTTCGATCGGACtgacggtttgagctacaaaatatTTTGAAGTTTTGAAATAGGGGATCTAGGATGACATCAAATTTTTGTCTGCTAGATCATTTCCACATCGGGAGAAAGTTGGAGGACCATTTTTATGCCCCGGTAATTTATATATAAACAAGATGTTAACTTAGTTATCACAGACGTGATAACTTACTCAGCCTGGGGCTGGTAACTTTTGACTCAAAAAAAAgtcatcgaaacatatcaacatggaatctagttctgaagatctcgtcgcgacgaatcttttatgtgaaaacggTTTTTCGATCTAAGCGACGGTTAGAGCTACAAAatattttgaatttttgaattcaGTGGAATCTTTGTTACATCAGCATGTTTgtcctacatgcatgcatgcaacaattAGGAGGGAAGTAATAATATTGTGTTTAGTTTTGTCTAAAAAAGGAAAATAGGACAAGATTAACCActcgatcgatcgctcggtttgGTCGTTTGCGCACTTGGCCTCGCGAAGTACTGCGGGTTTGATCGTTCGGATCAATCCTAGAGATACAAATGCTTCGAACATATCACTGTCCAAAACTAATAGCCGTAGCCAATGCTCTCATTAGATGGGCCAAGCCCAAACTTTGCGCTTGCTCGGCTGCTGAATCGGAAGCTAACACTATTTGAAAAGAATCCCGAACAATATTGCAAAATTTGAGTTATTTTCTGAACTAACGAACAATTTTCTGGAATGGCGAACACAatttgcaatttccaaacttttttCATAAACATGAAcacttttcaaatttgtgaataaaaTTCAAATGGGAACgctttttaaaattgtgaacataTTTTTAATTTGTAGAACAAATTTTAAAAAGGAGATCAATTTCGAAAATACTAAACAAATTTGAAACGTGATTTTTTTTAAacgtgaacaaaaatttgaaaacaaggaaaaaaaatcagatttGTAAACAATTTTTAAAAACGGGGACATATTTTGAAGTCCCGGTGATTATTTGAAAAGTTCtgaaaattttgaacaaaaatatgccaaacatttttttaaaaacaaGAACAATTTTCTAAATGCCCGAATTTATTTTTTGAAAATGCAAACATTATTTCAATTTATGAATACTTTTTTAAAAACATGACCATTtttaataaaaaatgaaaaaaatctaGAAGGacgaatttttttaaattttctgaACAATTTTCggaacatgatttttttaaataaaataaaaaatatacttgaaaagtaaaaaataaaataaacggtaaaggaaaagaaaagaaaaagaaagaaaaaaagaaataaagaaaaaggaaaaaaagaaaaagaaaaaccaagaaGAAACAAGAAAATCGGTAAAATAAAAAATAACCGGTTcaaggaaccttctagaagattcCTAAAACAAGAAAAACCCGGCTAGGAAACTCTGGTAGGTTCCCAAAACCGAAAAACGCTGCAACACACAATGGGCCAACCCAGGTCACTGCTCGATTGCCAGCTCTGTGTGTTGCGTCGACGGTTCGACACAACAAGCGGCAAACAGGGAGTTTATTTTAACTTTTTTAGGGGTAAAGCCACATTTTATTGATCAAAGTCCATAGAAAGTGGGATACAGACTGGATCGTGCGGCTGGCCAAGCCATACATGGCACCCCTGAGCTAGAGTAAGAGCAAACTTAGCTAATCTATGAGCTTCAAAGTTAATAGCAGGACTCTCAAAAGTATAGATACAAGAAAAAGGAGCTGATCTAGACTTGATTTCATTGATAATCGTTTCGTAAGCACCTTGGTTGCCCTTCAAAATGTCACTCACCACTTGCTTACAGTCTTAAGCTATTATGAAGTTGTGGATTTGGAGGTCTTCCGCCTATGAAATTGCCTCACAACAAGCTATGGCCTCCAAAGTTGCAGGATCACACACACCTCAAACAACGAGTGCAGAACTTAGCAGATAATTATCATGGTTGTTCGAACTCCCGCATCCACGTGTATCTTAGCGAAGTTCTCTGGGGGAGCCTTTGGACGAAGGGTAACTCCTGCACCCACATTGGTCGCCGTGTGGTGCGGTGGCCTCCTCTCCCGAACTGCATCTAGATCAGCGATAAACCTCGTTATGAAAGATTGTTCTGTATGCGGGGTTTGaaagatgtaagtgcatctagtgccccttagtgattttggtgtattgaagacttataggttaagggactaatgcgtttatgagtgtacacaggtctataagtctatgaggagtttgatatttacagagaaagtcgacccctaaaaatgaagttcttcgactgaagactttggatttctgaagaatttctgaagactttgaaagtgaagaaattgggggccctgaagacttggtattcatttgaggaatatgaagcgtgaagacttttgttttcgtagtttcattttctctttcttgagtcataggaaacaccgtactgttaaagggggtcgaggaaatactgaggaaaaatttccatgtgatgctcaactcaaaatcctacacctaccaattccttcgagtgaagccattgagtcataggaaacaccgtactgttaaagggggtcgaggaatttgttctgactgaggagttaggaattcgccagtgcgaattgcctacacagtgaggaacatgatagccctgaggaatttgaacctcaaatttccgacagTTGTTGttctatgcgccagctgtcccaaaatatctacccacctaacggtcatatcattgaagggcatttatgtcttatcatgcgggctgctccctaggctataaatagccacccctacaaccactagctggttggctgctccaagagaaactgacacttttcatttgaga encodes the following:
- the LOC123142746 gene encoding uncharacterized protein — protein: MVIFWRGVVSGLSGWCTGAVVLPDHGGLKRPLEESVFGNWVELGAHAGEDVRCLIAVSSDMRCSAAPISPLRRRRPPPPLSPAQPPPPSSTSPEERAHLARRLEAALEQVRRESVRQGAALDELRRRLERRRARADELLVARRRAAEGVERRKEQMQAQIERVLPLSRALAAAHRQVQDAKEGLSVERARLGDLQRLLTTRQQSMVAQVAALYPVRVFRDLPVAQNHHSRTNGECRIPSEENGALTQENGNGTHLLSVIKDKAHVSSVGPLTFFGWQIGKPRTKQRTYSHKELQWSAVVLGYAAHIGRHGRGWWRSPVGLHRADDDLDRGGLRRSRTSEVQWRPRPASKVRLGIRGGYGRARGRDRGGAH